A window from Drosophila nasuta strain 15112-1781.00 chromosome 3, ASM2355853v1, whole genome shotgun sequence encodes these proteins:
- the LOC132790383 gene encoding uncharacterized protein LOC132790383, which produces MRHPARSIWESASRPLFVRSVWLESSGEKGTRSHRRHFILDYEPRERQRWIQCQRQSARRGINHQHDSCDSHDPSTAFEESVDYALDEYLLLDATKLTLQRQQQVGQAQGALANKLQTSFSNLHGRQSSRHAKRRAWLLSSGKSYHLDHLTDYHSLSRRSSLQDAPATSSHIGNPEERLAERVLNWLDLAGRADIVKAATPMASSSNANGSSLLPRSSHRSNRHSHSHRGMSLKRISTAASQRVAAQRKPASAAKQPSPLPPAVNYRSNSSNAKPITIIFNKEGVPVRLNRPARNIDLCALSNSASTTRRLAGHLASARLYNGHTPSPTLEETRTPPVSSRGLNTNQLDSRKQLHIFMPSLPKKGLLLAATTSTDDVLSASFSELCF; this is translated from the exons ATGCGACACCCAGCGCGTTCCATTTGGGAGTCGGCCAGTCGACCGCTGTTTGTGCGCTCCGTTTGGCTGGAGAGCAGCGGGGAGAAAGGCACTCGCAGCCACCGCCGACACTTCATACTCGACTATGAGCCTCGCGAGCGACAGCGCTGGATTCAGTGCCAACGGCAAAGTGCGAGGAGAG GCATCAATCATCAGCACGATTCCTGTGACTCCCACGATCCGTCAACTGCCTTTGAGGAGAGCGTCGACTACGCCTTGGATGAGTATTTGCTGCTGGACGCCACTAAACTAACgctgcaacggcaacagcaagtTGGCCAGGCGCAGGGCGCCTTGGCTAACAAGTTGCAGACGAGTTTCTCCAATCTGCACGGCCGGCAGAGTAGTCGACATGCCAAGAGGCGTGCCTGGCTGCTCAGCAGCGGTAAAAGCTATCACTTGGATCATCTAACGGACTATCACTCTCTCTCACGGCGCAGCTCGTTGCAGGATGCGCCGGCCACAAGCTCACACATTGGCAATCCCGAAGAGCGTCTGGCAGAACGTGTGCTCAACTGGCTGGACCTGGCTGGTCGGGCGGATATTGTGAAGGCTGCCACACCGATGGCATCCTCCTCCAATGCGAACGGCAGCAGCCTGTTGCCCAGAAGCAGCCACCGCAGCAACCGACATAGTCATAGTCATCGTGGCATGAGTCTCAAACGCATCTCCACGGCGGCGTCTCAACGCGTTGCTGCTCAAAGGAAACCAGCCAGCGCAGCCAAGCAGCCATCTCCGCTGCCGCCAGCCGTTAATTACCGCTCCAATTCTTCCAATGCCAAGCCCATTACCATCATCTTCAACAAGGAGGGCGTGCCAGTGCGCCTCAATCGTCCGGCCCGCAATATCGATCTCTGTGCGCTGAGCAACAGCGCAAGCACCACACGCCGTCTGGCTGGTCACTTGGCCTCAGCCAGGCTGTATAATGGCCACACCCCCTCGCCCACATTGGAGGAAACACGCACGCCGCCAGTCAGCAGTCGCGGATTGAACACCAATCAGCTGGACAGTCGGAAGCAGTTGCACATCTTCATGCCGAGCTTGCCCAAGAAGggtttgctgctggctgcaACAACGAGCACCGATGATGTGCTCAGTGCGAGTTTTAGTGAATTGTGTTTTTAG
- the LOC132792116 gene encoding uncharacterized protein LOC132792116 produces MSTDEDSQGSPLCPATPTSGERERDRDTREREREKVKGRGNAADLLRHQQSFEARYSSIIQKQIWETTINKDVMERQLNAYFPFARSASLNKDGSPGFYLNPSQGTSESSMKTRSLGTTPIKQRSTACLEKLETLDIAEKQETPGKAKP; encoded by the coding sequence ATGTCAACTGATGAAGACTCCCAGGGCAGTCCGCTCTGCCCAGCAACGCCAACATCCGGGGAGCGGGAACGCGACCGCGATACACGGGAGCGGGAACGGGAGAAGGTTAAGGGCAGGGGCAATGCTGCCGACTTGCTGCGTCATCAGCAAAGCTTCGAGGCGAGATATAGCAGCATTATTCAGAAGCAAATCTGGGAGACGACCATCAACAAGGATGTGATGGAACGACAACTTAATGCATACTTTCCCTTTGCGCGCAGTGCCTCACTCAACAAGGACGGTTCGCCGGGATTCTACCTGAATCCCAGCCAGGGCACTAGCGAGAGCTCGATGAAAACCCGTTCCCTGGGCACCACGCCCATCAAACAACGTTCGACGGCTTGCCTCGAGAAACTAGAAACTTTGGATATAGCCGAGAAGCAGGAAACGCCGGGTAAAGCAAAACCGTAG